In one window of Macrobrachium nipponense isolate FS-2020 chromosome 2, ASM1510439v2, whole genome shotgun sequence DNA:
- the LOC135221238 gene encoding high mobility group nucleosome-binding domain-containing protein 5-like, which yields MMNAVQEMKEFMGEGAIGGRPTGSFDGPGAIKEVKEQVDESTRHEGDLVVIRKGKKGKKQDKDKPEDKNKKGAEKKKKTEGNKVSKDDGQDETRIEYIGEMAESDLDSGEWKQAGKKKKGKESVIKSMDVSREVDLLYSEEVKRDQNGSSESENEQEVKEVDMGNGIHRKRGRKIARIQDSNVANFEGIIDIARSENDLLSEEEIEEMQDNLLGDKYVAKCVLGGVRVED from the exons atgatgaatgcagtgcaggagatgaaggaattcatgggagagggagcaataggaggtaggcctactgggtcttttGACGGGCCAGGAGCAATTAAGgaagtgaaagaacaagtggatgagagtacaagacatgaaggtgatttggttgtgataagaaaaggaaagaaggggaagaaacaggataaggataaacctgaggacaaaaataagaagggggctgagaaaaagaagaagactgaGGGAAATAAGGTtagtaaggatgacggacaggatgagactaggattGAATACATTGGTGAAatggctgagagtgatttagatagcggtgagtggaaacaagCAGGtaaaaagaagaagggtaaggagagtgtaatcaagagcatggatgttagtaggGAAGTTGATTTGTTGTATTCagaagaggttaagagggatcagaatggaagtagtgaaagtgagaATGAGCAGGAAGTAAAGG AAGTAGATATGGGTAACGGAATACATAGAAAGAGGGGCAGAAaaatagctaggattcaagatagtaATGTAGCAAACTTTGAGGGTAtaattgatattgctaggagtgagaatgatttattgagtgaggaagagattgaggaaatgcaagataatCTGCTTGGAGACAAGTATGTTGCgaaatgtgttttgggaggagtgcgtgtggaagattgA
- the LOC135220729 gene encoding uncharacterized protein LOC135220729, translated as MGCKGSKSKKNAYARVAQYQKESWAAERAVCRPPEPLEWGVAPPNCITPASLHNLLTDGFYAPYSANPRYLLVVDCRAPRAFTRRRLATARWHGALHTAPAPNLVHTIVLYDDKPRTAVPRPEDTDPLANLYHDLRRQKLDPLVLVGGWQVLEVTCPHLLEGGDNPPTPEPMPWYPAQVIPGLLYLGHAEMASDPRVLSALCVTHVVDVTECLPPRVLPSMNYLVVPLPEEETESTKPSEKSSDNNGTDLISSLPTILEFVAEARTYGGCVLVHCDQGLTRAAAVVMGILMAERRCTLEDAFYYVKGARSAVHPSQSQLQQLAKYETVLFGASLTLVEDLF; from the coding sequence AATCCTGGGCGGCAGAGAGGGCAGTTTGTCGACCACCCGAACCCTTAGAATGGGGCGTGGCCCCACCCAACTGCATTACGCCGGCGTCGCTCCATAACCTTCTGACAGATGGATTTTACGCCCCTTACTCTGCCAACCCCCGTTACCTCTTGGTTGTAGACTGTAGGGCCCCAAGAGCCTTCACGAGACGTCGGCTGGCTACTGCCCGATGGCATGGTGCTCTCCACACTGCCCCGGCGCCTAACCTTGTCCACACTATAGTCCTTTACGATGACAAGCCGCGGACCGCCGTGCCCAGGCCAGAAGACACAGACCCTCTGGCAAACCTCTATCATGACCTTCGTCGCCAGAAGCTCGATCCTTTGGTGCTGGTGGGTGGCTGGCAGGTACTGGAAGTCACCTGCCCTCATTTGCTAGAGGGAGGTGACAACCCACCTACCCCAGAACCCATGCCTTGGTATCCAGCTCAGGTCATTCCTGGGCTTCTTTACTTGGGGCATGCAGAGATGGCATCAGACCCCAGAGTGTTATCGGCATTGTGTGTCACGCACGTGGTAGACGTGACAGAGTGCCTTCCTCCTCGCGTCCTCCCTTCAATGAACTACCTTGTTGTGCCGCTGCCCGAAGAGGAAACGGAGAGTACGAAGCCCTCCGAAAAGTCCAGTGACAATAATGGCACGGACCTCATCTCTTCTCTGCCCACAATCTTGGAGTTTGTGGCCGAGGCGCGAACCTACGGAGGGTGCGTCTTGGTCCACTGCGACCAGGGACTCACTCGAGCTGCTGCCGTCGTGATGGGCATTTTGATGGCCGAACGCCGCTGTACTCTCGAAGATGCCTTCTACTATGTAAAGGGTGCGAGGTCAGCCGTTCATCCTAGCCAGAGCCAGCTGCAGCAGCTGGCCAAATATGAAACAGTGCTGTTTGGTGCCTCTCTGACGTTGGTAGAAGACCTCTTCTGA